The proteins below come from a single Balaenoptera musculus isolate JJ_BM4_2016_0621 chromosome 1, mBalMus1.pri.v3, whole genome shotgun sequence genomic window:
- the ATF3 gene encoding cyclic AMP-dependent transcription factor ATF-3 isoform X2: MMLQHPGQVSASEVSASAIVPCLSPPGSLVFEDFANLTPFVKEELRFAIQSKHLCHRMSSALESVTISGRPLEMSVTKAEVAPEEDERKKRRRERNKIAAAKCRNKKKEKTECLQKESEKLESVNAELKAQIEELKNEKQHLIYMLNLHRPTCIVRAQNGRTPEDERNLFIQQIKEGTLQS, translated from the exons ATGATGCTTCAACACCCAGGCCAGGTCTCTGCCTCGGAAGTCAGTGCCTCTGCCATCGTCCCCTGCCTGTCCCCTCCTGGGTCACTGGTGTTTGAGGATTTTGCTAACCTGACACCCTTTGTCAAGGAAGAGCTGAGGTTCGCCATCCAGAGCAAGCACCTCTGCCACCGGATGTCCTCAGCGCTGGAGTCAGTCACCATCAGCGGCAGACCCCTCGAGATGTCGGTCACCAAAGCCGAG GTAGCCCCTGaagaagatgaaaggaaaaagaggcGACGGGAAAGAAATAAGATTGCAGCTGCCAAGTGCCGAaacaagaagaaggagaagacagagtgCCTGCAGAAA GAGTCAGAGAAGCTGGAGAGCGTGAATGCCGAACTGAAGGCCCAAATTGAGGAGCTCAAGAATGAGAAGCAGCATTTGATATACATGCTCAACCTGCACCGGCCCACATGCATTGTCCGGGCTCAGAACGGGAGGACTCCAGAAGATGAGAGAAACCTTTTTATCCAACAGATAAAAGAGGGAACACTGCAGAGCTAA
- the FAM71A gene encoding protein FAM71A: MTGDSLLPYHTAQSSTGVGLFNTTMGKLQQQLHKGEYDIFRYAPIFESDFIQITKRGDVIDVHNCVCMVTVGIASSSPVLPLPDIMLLARWATGCEEHAERTQATKGKSHKAAKTLELTRLLPLKFVRISTHDREKQQLRVKFATGRSCYLQLCPPLDAQEDLFAYWEKLIYLLRPPVDSHSSTYAIPAGDMIGMPVFEEEDGRSLAGEDFQGEWDQDQVSIRSLHMRSEVAGATSAAFAGGEGIQLDSHKPGTVPDVATAKAKPTVLDKESALGATTKVETAWVAGGTAAGALSVAVIKSPAHEEQSTATAATASDGPGGSKTNIATGGTAGTSLRSRKTALAGAADNSQYASSTSTSLSPEAGRTAVGAEPTSETVRGRADKEDEGTLISTLPQEGQVSEQDGSSQRVSQARKGRRESREQWEEERALRSPSLCSSVESHHKAAGNKIIQKAAGRCSGGRRASRDDQKEKGHGSPGGSEQGTGHKGVSRAPITNEPRTSHKPGRSLSTASSGSATKRFSRISSFFRNIRANLTRKTAGSSRDKGVNILAKAVEGTRMEAIIETAESGQGLEITGGVTSEAMEPVTIEAHPSTGPRAGSCKGDQGSAKYPWRAHFSFLTAI; the protein is encoded by the coding sequence ATGACTGGGGACTCTCTGCTCCCGTATCACACGGCCCAGAGCAGCACCGGGGTGGGCCTGTTCAACACCACCATGGGGAAGCTGCAGCAGCAACTGCACAAGGGCGAATACGACATATTCAGGTACGCACCGATATTCGAGAGCGACTTTATCCAGATCACGAAGAGGGGAGACGTGATCGACGTGCACAACTGTGTCTGCATGGTGACCGTGGGCATCGCATCCAGCAGCCCCGTCCTCCCGCTCCCAGACATCATGCTGCTGGCCCGATGGGCCACCGGCTGTGAAGAGCACGCTGAGCGCACCCAGGCCACCAAGGGGAAGAGCCACAAGGCTGCAAAGACCTTAGAGCTCACCAGGCTCCTTCCCTTGAAGTTCGTGAGGATCTCCACTCACGATCGTGAGAAACAACAGCTGCGCGTGAAGTTTGCCACTGGCCGCTCCTGCTACCTGCAGCTGTGTCCCCCTCTGGACGCGCAGGAAGACCTCTTTGCCTACTGGGAAAAGCTGATTTACCTCCTGCGACCACCAGTGGACAGTCACAGCAGCACCTATGCCATTCCAGCCGGGGACATGATCGGCATGCCTGTGTTCGAGGAGGAGGACGGGCGGAGCCTGGCAGGGGAGGATTTCCAAGGAGAGTGGGATCAGGACCAGGTCAGCATCAGGAGCCTCCACATGCGCTCTGAGGTGGCCGGGGCCACGTCTGCAGCGTttgctgggggggaggggatcCAACTGGACTCCCACAAGCCCGGTACCGTGCCCGATGTGGCCACTGCAAAAGCAAAGCCTACGGTGCTTGACAAAGAGTCAGCATTGGGGGCAACGACAAAGGTGGAGACAGCATGGGTGGCAGGAGGCACCGCAGCGGGTGCTTTGAGCGTGGCAGTGATCAAGTCTCCTGCCCATGAAGAGCAGAGCACCGCCACGGCGGCCACAGCCAGCGACGGTCCAGGAGGAAGCAAAACCAATATAGCCACTGGGGGCACTGCCGGAACATCCCTGAGGAGCAGGAAAACGGCCCTGGCAGGTGCTGCGGACAATTCACAGTACGCTTCCAGCACGTCCACCAGCCTCTCCCCAGAGGCCGGCAGGACTGCGGTCGGAGCAGAACCTACCAGCGAGACTGTCAGAGGAAGAGCCGACAAGGAGGACGAGGGGACCCTCATCTCAACCTTGCCACAGGAAGGCCAAGTGAGTGAACAGGATGGCAGCTCACAGAGGGTGTCCCAGGCCCgcaagggaagaagggagagcagggagcagtgggaagaggagagagctCTTAGGAGCCCCTCGCTCTGCAGTTCAGTGGAAAGCCACCACAAGGCAGCGGGGAACAAGATAATCCAAAAAGCAGCTGGCCGGTGCTCAGGCGGCCGTAGAGCCAGTAGAGACGACCAGAAGGAGAAAGGCCACGGCAGCCCGGGGGGCAGCGAGCAGGGCACTGGTCACAAAGGCGTCAGCCGTGCTCCCATCACCAACGAGCCCAGGACCTCGCACAAACCGGGCAGGAGCTTATCTACAGCGAGTTCAGGTTCCGCCACCAAGAGATTCAGCAGGATCAGCTCCTTCTTCAGGAATATCAGAGCCAATCTTACTAGAAAGACAGCGGGCTCATCACGCGATAAAGGTGTGAACATCCTGGCGAAGGCAGTGGAAGGGACCCGAATGGAGGCCATCATAGAGACAGCAGAGAGTGGCCAGGGGCTGGAAATCACTGGTGGTGTGACATCTGAGGCCATGGAGCCAGTGACCATTGAAGCCCACCCATCAACAGGACCTAGAGCTGGAAGCTGCAAAGGGGACCAGGGCTCAGCGAAATACCCCTGGAGAGCCCATTTCAGCTTCCTTACTGCAATTTAA
- the ATF3 gene encoding cyclic AMP-dependent transcription factor ATF-3 isoform X1, with the protein MMLQHPGQVSASEVSASAIVPCLSPPGSLVFEDFANLTPFVKEELRFAIQSKHLCHRMSSALESVTISGRPLEMSVTKAEVAPEEDERKKRRRERNKIAAAKCRNKKKEKTECLQKWRGMNFLAFTFWMSHQSAVMKLKTVLKLPWTTTN; encoded by the exons ATGATGCTTCAACACCCAGGCCAGGTCTCTGCCTCGGAAGTCAGTGCCTCTGCCATCGTCCCCTGCCTGTCCCCTCCTGGGTCACTGGTGTTTGAGGATTTTGCTAACCTGACACCCTTTGTCAAGGAAGAGCTGAGGTTCGCCATCCAGAGCAAGCACCTCTGCCACCGGATGTCCTCAGCGCTGGAGTCAGTCACCATCAGCGGCAGACCCCTCGAGATGTCGGTCACCAAAGCCGAG GTAGCCCCTGaagaagatgaaaggaaaaagaggcGACGGGAAAGAAATAAGATTGCAGCTGCCAAGTGCCGAaacaagaagaaggagaagacagagtgCCTGCAGAAA TGGAGGGGGATGAATTTCCTTGCATTTACCTTCTGGATGAGCCACCAATCAGCTGTTATGAAACTTAAGACAGTTTTAAAGCTGCCATGGACAACAACGAattag